The DNA segment GCCGATGTGTTGTGTGGTTTAGCTGAGTTGGCGGTTTATCAAGGTTATTGTCGTCCCGAAATGGTGAATGGACGAGAGTTAAAAATAGTTGACGGTCGCCATCCCGTGGTGGAACAGTCCTTACCTGCGGGCTTCTTTGTGCCAAATTCTACAGAGTTAGGGAATATTGAAGAAACTTCCCCACTCCCCGATTTAATTATTCTCACTGGGCCTAATGCTAGTGGTAAAAGTTGTTACCTGCGTCAAGTGGGATTAATTCAATTAATGGCGCAGATAGGGAGTTTTGTCCCGGCTAAGTCTGCTAGGTTGGGAGTATGCGATCGCATTTTTACCCGTGTCGGTGCTGTGGATGATTTAGCAACGGGTCAATCTACATTTATGGTAGAAATGAATGAGACAGCAAATATTCTCAATCATGCCACATCTAGATCCCTAGTCTTGTTAGATGAAATTGGCAGAGGAACCGCAACATTTGACGGTCTTTCTATTGCTTGGGCTGTTGCAGAATATCTGGCAATGGAGATTCGTTCCCGGACAATTTTTGCCACTCATTACCACGAATTAAATGAACTGGCGGGAATGTTACCCAATGTGGCTAATTATCAGGTGACAGTCAAGGAATTACCAGACCAAATCATCTTTCTCCACCAAGTCCAACCAGGAGGCGCTGATAAATCTTATGGTATTGAAGCGGGAAGGTTAGCGGGTTTACCAACCGTCGTCATTCAAAGGGCGAAACAAGTCATGGGTCAGATTGAGAAACATAGTAAGATTGCGATGGGTTTACGTGAAGGTCTTTAGGATTTTCATGGAACATCCAATTCTGATACAGAAAATAACGTTTAGTTCTTGTAGACTATCTTATGTATACATACTCAGAACTGAGCCATAAGTTTTTAACGGTTTCTAAATTAATGAAAAATGAGATTTCCTAATCCACCTATAACCGAAGCCATTTTTGATATAACGGTAAATCTTCCTGACAATTTTCATCAGGAAGAACTTTTAAATTTTCAAGAAGATATCAAAGAATCTTTTCCCAATATTCAGAAAAGAATGGCACTTCAAGGAGGTTTTGAATTTAATTTAGAAAAGCCGGAAGAAGTAAATCCTCAGTTTTTTTCAATATCCAATCAGCCTGAAGGATATATTTTCGTTTCTAGTGACCAAGAAAGAATTATTCAAGCTAAGTTACAAGGCTTCACGTTTAGTAAATTGAAACCTTATCAAAGCTGGAAAGATTTTTATGGAGAAGCATACAAACTATGGCAAAAATATGTTGAAGTTACATCCCCTTTAAAAGTAGTTCGTCTTGCTTTACGTTATGTAAATCAAATAATTATACCCATACCAGAAGAAGGGGGAATAGAATTAAAACACTATATAAAAATATTACCTGAAATACCCAGTGATTTATCGGTGGCGCTGGAAGGCTACTTTATGCAATTGGTTTTGAGTCATACAGAATATCAGCCATCAAGAGCAATCATTAATCAAACAATCGGTCAGATGGTTGAAAATGATGAAAGTAAAAAAGCGTATCCTTTAATATTGGATATTGATGTTTTTCAAGAAGTAAATCTATCTCCTGATGATGAAGAAATAAAAAACATTTTTGAAGCGAATTTAAAATGTTTTAGAGAAGATATATTTTTCAAGAGTATCACAGAAAAAACGGAGGAGCTTTTTCGATGAGTATATTATCTGCTCCCAAGAATGGTCATTCTTTAAATTCTATATCTAGTAGTGGTAACAGTGCTGAACACTATAAAATAGTAGAGACAGCAAAAACGGCTAGTCTACATAGACTAGAGTCAATCATATGGAAATACAGTATGTTTATCTATCTGTTTTCC comes from the Nostoc sp. PCC 7120 = FACHB-418 genome and includes:
- a CDS encoding TIGR04255 family protein, whose amino-acid sequence is MRFPNPPITEAIFDITVNLPDNFHQEELLNFQEDIKESFPNIQKRMALQGGFEFNLEKPEEVNPQFFSISNQPEGYIFVSSDQERIIQAKLQGFTFSKLKPYQSWKDFYGEAYKLWQKYVEVTSPLKVVRLALRYVNQIIIPIPEEGGIELKHYIKILPEIPSDLSVALEGYFMQLVLSHTEYQPSRAIINQTIGQMVENDESKKAYPLILDIDVFQEVNLSPDDEEIKNIFEANLKCFREDIFFKSITEKTEELFR